A genomic segment from Microbulbifer elongatus encodes:
- a CDS encoding ABC transporter permease: MLWSSLLLAVREVRRNILRSFLTVLGIVIGVSAVITMVTLGNGATESVREQVEKLGSNLLMVRQSRFRRGPPGSAGSSGPPPFKLDDVDAIRSYIPNVAAVAPELEVSTTVVAYSNNWSTEVVGSNTEYFTAANWELEAGRFFSEEEAQMGSTVCVIGSTIRDELFGESATPVGDILRVKNFSCDIIGVLKSKGQAPMGDQDDKVIMPLGAVQRRLAGSRRNIDTILVSVVSAEQIDQVRAEVTQLMRERRRLSENEEDDFNVLDTRQIADALSGTTQVLTGLLAAVASVSLLVGGIGIMNIMLVSVTERTREIGIRLAIGALEREVLLQFLIEAVVLAALGGLMGIILATLASVGLSLLMGLPYRFDVAINLISFIFSAAIGVLFGYMPARRAARLDPIDALRHE, encoded by the coding sequence ATGTTATGGAGTAGTCTGCTGCTGGCGGTGCGCGAAGTGCGCCGCAACATCCTGCGCTCTTTCCTTACCGTACTCGGTATCGTGATCGGTGTTTCAGCCGTCATCACCATGGTGACTCTCGGCAATGGCGCTACTGAATCCGTGCGCGAACAGGTAGAAAAACTCGGCAGTAATTTGCTGATGGTTCGCCAGAGTCGATTCCGCCGCGGCCCTCCCGGTAGTGCAGGTTCTTCTGGTCCGCCACCGTTCAAGCTGGACGATGTTGATGCCATTCGCTCCTACATTCCCAATGTGGCCGCGGTGGCGCCGGAGCTGGAAGTGAGTACCACTGTAGTGGCCTATTCCAACAACTGGTCCACGGAAGTCGTTGGCAGCAATACGGAATACTTCACCGCCGCCAACTGGGAATTGGAGGCCGGGCGCTTTTTCAGTGAGGAAGAGGCGCAGATGGGGTCTACCGTGTGTGTAATCGGGTCTACCATTCGCGATGAATTATTCGGTGAGTCTGCTACACCTGTGGGCGATATTCTGCGGGTGAAGAATTTTTCCTGTGACATTATCGGCGTGCTGAAATCGAAAGGGCAAGCGCCCATGGGGGATCAGGACGATAAGGTAATCATGCCCCTCGGTGCCGTACAGCGGCGCCTGGCGGGCAGTCGGCGCAATATCGACACCATTCTTGTATCCGTTGTCAGTGCGGAACAGATTGATCAGGTGAGGGCGGAAGTTACCCAGTTGATGCGCGAACGCCGCCGGCTGTCAGAAAATGAAGAGGACGATTTCAATGTCCTGGATACCCGCCAGATTGCCGACGCGCTCTCCGGTACTACTCAGGTGCTCACGGGGCTGCTGGCTGCGGTTGCCTCTGTGAGCCTGCTGGTGGGGGGGATCGGGATCATGAATATCATGCTGGTGTCAGTGACCGAGCGCACCCGGGAAATCGGCATTCGCCTTGCCATTGGTGCGCTGGAGCGCGAAGTGCTTCTCCAGTTTTTGATTGAAGCGGTAGTGCTGGCTGCGTTGGGTGGATTGATGGGGATTATTCTTGCCACCCTCGCATCGGTCGGACTATCACTTTTGATGGGGCTTCCCTACCGGTTTGACGTGGCGATCAACCTGATTTCTTTTATTTTCTCTGCCGCAATCGGTGTGTTGTTCGGCTATATGCCCGCCCGTCGGGCGGCACGGCTGGATCCGATTGATGCTTTGAGACACGAGTGA
- a CDS encoding efflux RND transporter periplasmic adaptor subunit gives METPADGERAPAAQPVVTEVVEWQPRKVRIEAVGTSRALKSVTVHPEVSGEVVEVTFAAGDRVQAGQTIVRLDDRDQRLAVQIARVELEDAKRLYSRYQRTRGSGTVTESVIDDAKSAVERARLNLDRAKVALDYRSIEAPFDGYLGISNIDPGSRVDTATAITTIDDRSKLLVTFQVPELFLGQIEQGQEIVVATWSSGSAPHTGQLVEIDSRVNPETRTFAARALVENERDLLRPGMSFRVSLDLEAGRYPQIPEVALQWGNDGAFVWGVDGGKVTRIPATIVQRVPGAILVESDLPEGIQVVTEGTQRMREGLRVTNIAGL, from the coding sequence GTGGAGACGCCCGCTGACGGCGAGCGGGCACCGGCCGCTCAACCGGTAGTGACCGAGGTAGTGGAATGGCAGCCACGCAAAGTGCGCATTGAAGCGGTTGGAACCTCCAGAGCGCTGAAAAGTGTCACCGTACACCCGGAAGTCAGCGGTGAGGTTGTGGAGGTGACCTTTGCGGCTGGAGACAGGGTACAGGCGGGGCAGACCATTGTGCGCCTGGACGATCGCGACCAGCGTCTCGCGGTACAAATTGCCCGCGTGGAACTGGAAGATGCCAAGCGTCTGTACAGCCGCTATCAACGCACCCGTGGCTCGGGCACCGTGACCGAGAGTGTTATAGACGATGCAAAAAGTGCGGTGGAGCGCGCCCGTCTCAATCTCGACCGGGCAAAGGTGGCCCTGGACTATCGCAGTATCGAGGCTCCGTTTGACGGTTACCTGGGTATCAGCAATATCGACCCGGGATCTCGGGTGGACACAGCAACGGCCATTACCACCATCGACGACCGCAGCAAATTGCTGGTGACCTTTCAGGTGCCGGAGCTGTTTCTTGGGCAGATCGAACAGGGGCAGGAAATTGTGGTTGCCACCTGGTCCAGCGGCAGTGCGCCTCACACCGGCCAACTGGTGGAGATCGATAGCCGGGTCAATCCCGAGACCCGGACCTTTGCCGCCCGTGCCCTGGTGGAGAACGAGCGCGACCTGTTGCGCCCGGGGATGAGCTTCCGTGTTTCCCTGGATCTGGAAGCCGGACGCTATCCGCAGATACCGGAAGTGGCACTGCAATGGGGCAATGATGGTGCCTTCGTGTGGGGTGTGGACGGCGGAAAAGTCACGCGGATTCCCGCCACGATCGTGCAGCGGGTGCCCGGTGCCATTCTGGTGGAGTCGGACCTGCCCGAAGGCATTCAGGTAGTGACCGAAGGTACCCAGCGCATGCGCGAAGGGCTGCGCGTGACCAATATCGCGGGGCTTTAA